One window of Pogoniulus pusillus isolate bPogPus1 chromosome 9, bPogPus1.pri, whole genome shotgun sequence genomic DNA carries:
- the CNGA1 gene encoding cGMP-gated cation channel alpha-1 isoform X1 — protein sequence MKVGVIETHHSHTIAPNVVVGDSSEDPGAMDKGESRPWYLPGALASYNSNNNSNKDEEKKKKREKKSRSEKTKDGETGKAKEKKEKSKSKDKSKKKERKEEACFDELQHDYLVAWFIIDYISDAIYVADMFVRTRTGYLEQGLLVKEQQKLKEKYKTSFQFKLDFLSIIPTDLLYFKVGLNYPELRTNRLLRVARMFEFFQRTETRTNYPNIFRISNLVMYIVIIIHWNACVYYSISKAIGFGADTWVYPNTSDPEFARLTRKYVYSLYWSTLTLTTIGETPPPVRDSEYFFVVLDFLVGVLIFATIVGNVGSMISNMNAARAEFQTKIDAIKQYMHFRNVSKDMEKRVIKWFDYLWTNKKAVDEREVLKYLPDKLRAEIAINVHLETLKKVRIFADCEAGLLVELVLKLRPQVYSPGDYICRKGDIGREMYIIKEGKLAVVAEDGVTQFVVLSDGSYFGEISILNIKGSKAGNRRTANIRSIGYSDLFCLSKDDLMEALTEYPDAKAMLEEKGRQILMKDGLLDMEIANLGSDPKDLEEKVTYMERALDRLQTNFARLLAEYEAAQQKLKIRLTQIEKILKPVLKQEFADLEAADSPTDKPGMSEVG from the exons ATGAAAGTAGGAGTCATTGAGACCCATCACTCCCATACAATTGCTCCCAACGTGGTAGTGggagacagcagtgaggacCCTGGAGCAATGGACAAAGGGGAAAGCAG GCCATGGTATCTGCCTGGTGCACTTGCAAGCTACAACAGtaacaacaacagcaataaAGATGA ggagaagaaaaagaaaagagaaaagaagag CAGGTCAGAAAAAACTAAGGATGGAGAAACAGGAAAGgccaaggaaaaaaaggagaagagcaAAAGTAAGGATAAGTCcaagaagaaggaaaggaaggaaga AGCCTGTTTTGATGAGCTTCAGCACGACtacttagtggcatggtttaTTATTGATTACATTTCTGATGCCATCTATGTTGCTGACATGTTTGTAAGGACAAGAACAG GTTACCTGGAGCAAGGTCTTCTGGTGAAAGAGCAACAGAAGCTTAAAGAAAAATATAAGACATCCTTTCAATTCAAATTAGACTTTCTGTCAATCATACCAACTGATCTCTTGTACTTTAAAGTAGGGCTGAATTACCCTGAATTACGAACAAACAGACTCCTCAGAGTAGCTCGGATGTTCGAATTCTTCCAGCGAACAGAAACGAGGACCAACTACCCAAATATCTTCAGGATCTCAAACCTGGTCATGTACATTGTGATAATCATTCACTGGAATGCCTGTGTCTACTACTCAATCTCCAAAGCCATTGGATTTGGGGCTGACACGTGGGTCTATCCCAACACCTCTGATCCCGAATTTGCCCGTCTGACTAGAAAATATGTCTACAGTCTCTACTGGTCCACATTAACCCTGACTACTATCGGTGAGACACCCCCTCCTGTGAGAGACTCTGAGTATTTCTTTGTGGTTCTTGACTTCTTGGTTGGAGTACTGATTTTTGCTACCATTGTTGGTAATGTAGGCTCTATGATCTCCAACATGAACGCTGCCAGGGCAGAGTTCCAAACGAAGATTGATGCTATCAAGCAGTATATGCATTTCCGGAACGTGAGTAAAGACATGGAGAAAAGAGTTATCAAGTGGTTTGACTACCTGTGGACCAACAAAAAGGCTGTAGATGAAAGAGAAGTCTTGAAGTATCTGCCAGATAAACTAAGAGCAGAGATTGCAATCAATGTTCACCTGGAAACACTGAAGAAAGTTCGGATTTTCGCCGACTGTGAAGCAGGTCTGTTGGTAGAACTGGTTCTGAAACTCCGGCCGCAAGTTTACAGTCCCGGAGATTatatctgcagaaaaggagacaTTGGACGAGAGATGTACATCATCAAAGAAGGCAAGCTGGCAGTGGTTGCTGAAGATGGAGTTACCCAGTTTGTGGTCCTCAGTGATGGCAGTTACTTTGGAGAAATCAGCATTCTCAACatcaaaggcagcaaagctggcaaCCGAAGAACAGCCAACATCAGGAGTATTGGGTACTCGGACTTGTTTTGCCTGTCTAAAGATGATCTCATGGAGGCTTTAACAGAGTATCCTGATGCAAAGGCTATGCTAGAAGAAAAAGGCAGGCAAATCCTCATGAAAGATGGGTTGCTGGACATGGAAATTGCAAATCTGGGAAGTGATCCTAAAGATCTGGAAGAGAAGGTCACCTACATGGAAAGAGCGCTGGACAGATTACAAACCAATTTTGCCAGGTTGTTGGCTGAGTATGAAGCTGCACAACAGAAACTGAAAATAAGACTTACACAGATTGAGAAAATACTGAAGCCAGTCCTAAAGCAAGAATTTGCAGACTTAGAAGCAGCAGATTCACCCACAGATAAACCTGGGATGTCAGAAGTGGGATAA
- the CNGA1 gene encoding cGMP-gated cation channel alpha-1 isoform X2 → MKVGVIETHHSHTIAPNVVVGDSSEDPGAMDKGESRPWYLPGALASYNSNNNSNKDEEKKKKREKKSRSEKTKDGETGKAKEKKEKSKSKDKSKKKERKEEKKKDTFIIDPAGNVYYNWLFCITMPVMYNWTMIIARACFDELQHDYLVAWFIIDYISDAIYVADMFVRTRTGYLEQGLLVKEQQKLKEKYKTSFQFKLDFLSIIPTDLLYFKVGLNYPELRTNRLLRVARMFEFFQRTETRTNYPNIFRISNLVMYIVIIIHWNACVYYSISKAIGFGADTWVYPNTSDPEFARLTRKYVYSLYWSTLTLTTIGETPPPVRDSEYFFVVLDFLVGVLIFATIVGNVGSMISNMNAARAEFQTKIDAIKQYMHFRNVSKDMEKRVIKWFDYLWTNKKAVDEREVLKYLPDKLRAEIAINVHLETLKKVRIFADCEAGLLVELVLKLRPQVYSPGDYICRKGDIGREMYIIKEGKLAVVAEDGVTQFVVLSDGSYFGEISILNIKGSKAGNRRTANIRSIGYSDLFCLSKDDLMEALTEYPDAKAMLEEKGRQILMKDGLLDMEIANLGSDPKDLEEKVTYMERALDRLQTNFARLLAEYEAAQQKLKIRLTQIEKILKPVLKQEFADLEAADSPTDKPGMSEVG, encoded by the exons ATGAAAGTAGGAGTCATTGAGACCCATCACTCCCATACAATTGCTCCCAACGTGGTAGTGggagacagcagtgaggacCCTGGAGCAATGGACAAAGGGGAAAGCAG GCCATGGTATCTGCCTGGTGCACTTGCAAGCTACAACAGtaacaacaacagcaataaAGATGA ggagaagaaaaagaaaagagaaaagaagag CAGGTCAGAAAAAACTAAGGATGGAGAAACAGGAAAGgccaaggaaaaaaaggagaagagcaAAAGTAAGGATAAGTCcaagaagaaggaaaggaaggaaga GAAGAAGAAAGATACTTTCATCATCGATCCGGCAGGGAATGTGTATTACAACTGGTTGTTTTGCATCACAATGCCTGTCATGTACAACTGGACCATGATTATTGCTAG AGCCTGTTTTGATGAGCTTCAGCACGACtacttagtggcatggtttaTTATTGATTACATTTCTGATGCCATCTATGTTGCTGACATGTTTGTAAGGACAAGAACAG GTTACCTGGAGCAAGGTCTTCTGGTGAAAGAGCAACAGAAGCTTAAAGAAAAATATAAGACATCCTTTCAATTCAAATTAGACTTTCTGTCAATCATACCAACTGATCTCTTGTACTTTAAAGTAGGGCTGAATTACCCTGAATTACGAACAAACAGACTCCTCAGAGTAGCTCGGATGTTCGAATTCTTCCAGCGAACAGAAACGAGGACCAACTACCCAAATATCTTCAGGATCTCAAACCTGGTCATGTACATTGTGATAATCATTCACTGGAATGCCTGTGTCTACTACTCAATCTCCAAAGCCATTGGATTTGGGGCTGACACGTGGGTCTATCCCAACACCTCTGATCCCGAATTTGCCCGTCTGACTAGAAAATATGTCTACAGTCTCTACTGGTCCACATTAACCCTGACTACTATCGGTGAGACACCCCCTCCTGTGAGAGACTCTGAGTATTTCTTTGTGGTTCTTGACTTCTTGGTTGGAGTACTGATTTTTGCTACCATTGTTGGTAATGTAGGCTCTATGATCTCCAACATGAACGCTGCCAGGGCAGAGTTCCAAACGAAGATTGATGCTATCAAGCAGTATATGCATTTCCGGAACGTGAGTAAAGACATGGAGAAAAGAGTTATCAAGTGGTTTGACTACCTGTGGACCAACAAAAAGGCTGTAGATGAAAGAGAAGTCTTGAAGTATCTGCCAGATAAACTAAGAGCAGAGATTGCAATCAATGTTCACCTGGAAACACTGAAGAAAGTTCGGATTTTCGCCGACTGTGAAGCAGGTCTGTTGGTAGAACTGGTTCTGAAACTCCGGCCGCAAGTTTACAGTCCCGGAGATTatatctgcagaaaaggagacaTTGGACGAGAGATGTACATCATCAAAGAAGGCAAGCTGGCAGTGGTTGCTGAAGATGGAGTTACCCAGTTTGTGGTCCTCAGTGATGGCAGTTACTTTGGAGAAATCAGCATTCTCAACatcaaaggcagcaaagctggcaaCCGAAGAACAGCCAACATCAGGAGTATTGGGTACTCGGACTTGTTTTGCCTGTCTAAAGATGATCTCATGGAGGCTTTAACAGAGTATCCTGATGCAAAGGCTATGCTAGAAGAAAAAGGCAGGCAAATCCTCATGAAAGATGGGTTGCTGGACATGGAAATTGCAAATCTGGGAAGTGATCCTAAAGATCTGGAAGAGAAGGTCACCTACATGGAAAGAGCGCTGGACAGATTACAAACCAATTTTGCCAGGTTGTTGGCTGAGTATGAAGCTGCACAACAGAAACTGAAAATAAGACTTACACAGATTGAGAAAATACTGAAGCCAGTCCTAAAGCAAGAATTTGCAGACTTAGAAGCAGCAGATTCACCCACAGATAAACCTGGGATGTCAGAAGTGGGATAA